The Sporanaerobacter acetigenes DSM 13106 nucleotide sequence CAAGAACAGTAGTAGTAACAGGAGTAGAAATGTTTAGAAAGATTCTAGACGAAGCACAAGCAGGAGACAATATAGGAGCACTACTAAGAGGAGTACAAAGAACAGAAATAGAAAGAGGGCAAGTACTAGCAAAACCAGGTAGTATAACACCACATACAAAATTCGAAGCAGAAGTATATGTATTGACAAAAGAAGAAGGTGGAAGACATACACCATTCTTTAATGGATATAGACCACAATTTTACTTTAGAACAACAGACGTAACAGGGAACATAGAACTAGAAGAAGGAACAGAAATGGTAATGCCAGGAGATAACGCTAAATTCTTCATCGAATTAATCACACCAATAGCAATGGAAGAAGGATTAAGATTTGCTATTCGTGAAGGTGGAAGAACTGTAGGAGCAGGAGTTGTTTCAAAGATCATTAAGTAGTTTATAGAAAGACTGGGTCTTTTGACCTAGTCTTTTTTAAGGGTAAAATAAGTATAAAAAGTGGATAAAAAGTCTAAAATTACATAAACTTTTATAGACTGAAAAGTTTATGGGCTTAGTAATTTTTTATTGACATAATATTTATTTTGTGATAGTTTATATAAAGTAATGTAGTTAGATTGGGTTTTTGTACCCGAAATATACTCAAGGTTCATATATATATTTTTTTCCTAGGAGGTGGCTCAATTGAGAGATAGGGTTATTTTAGCTTGTACAGAGTGTAAACAAAGAAATTATACTACATCTAAAAATAAAAAAAATAATTCAGAAAGAATTGAACTAAAAAAATACTGCAAATTCTGTAAAACTCATACATTACACAAAGAAACAAAGTAAAAAAGATTAAAGGTAAGGATGTGAGTTAAAAGTGTCTACTCAAACCAGTGCAAATAAAGGGAAGATGAGTACTTATTTTAAAGGGGTAAAAGCTGAAACAAAAAAAGTTATTTGGCCTTCAAAAAAAGAATTGGTCAATTATACTGGTGTTGTTATTTTGATGTGTGTTATAGTGGGTTTGATTGTTTGGGTACTAGACTTAGGAATCACTCGCCTATTATCATTAATTATTAAGTAATATGAAGGAGGGAAGGACTGTTTGTGGTCCCCATACTTATGATGGATAAAGACGAAAACAGAGCGGAAAGAGCTAAAAAGGCTAAATGGTATGTAGTTCATACTTATTCTGGTCATGAAAACAAGGTAAAAGCTAATATAGAAAAGATGGTTGAAAACAGGGGAATGATTGATGATATATTTGAAGTGATAGTTCCTACAGAAGAATATGTTGAAACTAAGTCTGGAAAGAAAAAAGTAAAGGAAAGAAAATTGTTTCCTGGATATGTTATTGTCAAAATGATAGTGAATGATGAATCTTGGTATCTTGTTAGAAATACAAGAGGAGTTACTGGATTTGTTGGGCCTGGTTCAAAACCAATTCCCCTTACAGATGCAGAAGTTAAAGCACTAGGTGTTCAAGAGATAAATGAGATAAATATTGATTTAAAAGAAAAAGATTCTGTTAGAGTTGTATCAGGACCATTTGAGAATTTCATGGGAACGGTAGACAGTATCAATATAGAAAAAAAGAAAGTAAAAGTTTATGTTTCCATGTTTGGAAGAGAAACTCTTGTTGAATTAGATTTTGAACAAGTAGAAAAGATGTGATTTGGTTTATAAAAGCTAATAAGCTTTTTAAAATAGATGTTTTTAAAGGGAACAAGGAGGTGTAAATATATGGCAAAGAAAGTTATAGCTGTAGTTAAGTTACAAATTCCAGCTGGGAAAGCAACACCAGCACCACCAGTAGGTACAGCATTAGGACCTCATGGTGTAAATATTATGCAATTTACAAAAGAGTTTAACGCTAAAACTGCAGATCAAGCTGGTATGATAATTCCAGTAGTTCTTACAGTTTACCAAGATAGATCATTTACATTCATTACAAAGACTCCACCTGTATCAATATTATTGAAAAAGGCGGTTGGATTAGAATCGGGTTCTGGTGAACCTAACAAGAAAAAAGTTGCTAAGATTTCAAAGGATAAGGTTAGAGAAATTGCAGAAATAAAAATGCCTGACTTAAATGCAGGGAGCATAGAAGCTGCTATGAATATGGTGGCTGGAACTGCAAGAAGTATGGGTATTGTAGTTGAAGAATAAGGTAAGGAAATAAGTGGGAGGATTTTCCGTTAAAACCACAAGGAGGTATATAGATGACAAAGAGAGGTAAAGATTATCAAGATAGTTTAAAGTTAGTAGATAGAACTAATCAATATGATCCATTGGAAGCTATAGAACTTGTTCAAAAAACAGCTAAAGCAAAATTTGACGAGACAATTGAGCTTTCAGTGAGACTTGGTGTTGATCCAAGACATGCAGACCAACAAGTTAGAGGAGCAATAGTATTGCCTCATGGTACTGGTAAAACAAGAAAAGTACTAGTTTTTGCAAAAGGCGAAAAAGTTAAAGAGGCTGAAAATGCTGGAGCAGATTATGTTGGTGGAGAAGAATTAGTTGCAAAGATTCAAAATGAAAACTGGTTTGATTATGATGTAGTTGTTGCTACTCCAGATATGATGGGAGTTGTAGGTAGATTGGGAAGAATTTTAGGACCTAAAGGTTTGATGCCAAATCCTAAATCTGGTACAGTTACATTTGAGATAGAGAAAGCTATTAAGGATATTAAAGCAGGTAAAGTTGAATATAGAGTAGATAAAAGTAGTATTATCCACGTTCCTATAGGAAAAGCTTCTTTTGGAACTGAAAAATTAAAAGAAAACTTTGACACTATAATGGGAGCTATAATTAAAGCAAAACCAGCGTCAGCAAAAGGTAGATACCTAAAGAGTGTAGTGCTTTCAAGTACTATGGGACCTGGAATTAAAATAAATGGACAAAAATTAGCGGAATAGTATTGACAAAGATATTTTTTATTGATAAAATTATTTTCGTTAATTAAATAGATTCGCCGTAGACAGTAGGAACCGATAAGGTTTAAATATTCCTACCGAGGTGAGGCAGTGAACTCTAATATGTTAATTTATAAAATTAATTATAGAGAAAAGGTCTCTCCAAGTCTACGGAGAGACCTTTATTTGCGTGTTCATCCTAAGGAGGTGAAACTTGTGAAAGAACAAGTACTTCAAAAAAAGCAAGAAGTAGTAGATGAAATAAAAGAAAAAATATCAAACTCTCAAGCTGTAGTATTAGTAGATTATAGAGGGCTAGATGTTGAAGAATTGACAGAATTGAGAAAGCAGTATAGAGAAGCAGGCGTAGACTATAAAGTATATAAAAATACTTTGATGAGATTTGCTTTTAAAGATGCAGGTTATGAAGATTTTAATCAATTTTTAACTGGACCAAATGCAATAGCTTTTGGACTTGAAGATCCAGTTCAAGCAGCTAAAATAGCTAATAATTTTGCAAAAGATCATAAGAATTTAGAAATTAAGGCAGGTATTGTTGATGGTAAAATAATTAGTGTTGATGAAATTAAAGAGTTGGCTAGTTTACCATCAAGGGAAGTACTTATTGCCCAAGTTCTTGGAGGCCTCAATGGAACTATATCAGGATTTGTTAATGTCCTTCAAGGAAACATTAGAAATCTTGTATATGCATTAAATGCTATTAGAGAACAACAGGAAGCCTAAAAAATAAAAAAACGAAAAAATATGGAGGGATTTTGAAATGGCAAGCGAAAAAGTTCAAAACTTAATTGAAGAGGTTAAAAACCTTACTGTTTTAGAATTATCAGAATTAGTTAAAGCATTAGAAGAAGAATTTGGAGTTAGTGCACAAGCACCAGTAGCAGTAGCAGCAGCACCAGCAGCAGGTGCCGGAGCACCAGCGGCAGAAGAAAAATCAGAATTTGATGTTGTTTTAACAAGTGCAGGAGCTGAAAAAATTAAAGTTATAAAAGTTGTGAGAGAAATTACTGGATTAGGACTAAAAGAAGCTAAAGATTTAGTAGATGGTGCTCCAAAGGCTGTTAAAGAAGGAGCTGCTAAAGAAGAAGCAGAACAAATTAAAGCTAAATTAGAAGAAGCAGGAGCAAGCGTAGAATTAAAGTAATAAATTTAAAAAGGCTTTCAAAAGAAAGCCTTTTTTATTTAATTATATTTTTATCCATTATACAGAAAATATTTCTTGACATATTCAAATCAATGTGCTAGTATCATAAGATGCATAATAATCGAAGTTATAGACAGAATGAATAAAAATTTTTAAAAATGGCTATATTATAATAGATATACTTTTATGAGAATTACCAAAAGTAACCAATTACTTTTGGCTATTTTAGTTTTAATAAGGGGTGAATTTTACATGGTGCATCCTGTTACATACGGCAAAAGTGTTAGGATGAGTTATTCAAGAATCAATGAAGTATTAGACTTGCCAGATTTAATTGAAGTACAAAAAAGCTCTTATGATTGGTTTTTAGAGGAAGGGCTGAGAGAAGTGTTTGAAGATATTTCTCCTATACAAGACTATACAGGAAATTTAATACTGGAATTTGTTGATTACTATATAGGAGAAGATCCAAAATACGATGAAGATGAGGCAAGAGAAAGAGATGCAAATTATTCAGCGCCACTTAAAGTAAAGGTTAGACTTATAAACAAGGAAACTGGTGAAGTAAAAGAACAAGAAGTATTTATGGGGGACTTCCCTCTGATGACTGAAAAAGGTACTTTTATTATTAATGGTGCAGAAAGGGTTGTTGTAAGTCAGTTAGTTAGATCTCCCGGAGTTTATTATGGACAAGAAATTGATAAAGGAGGTAAGAGGCTCTATTCTGGAACGGTAATTCCTAATAGAGGAGCGTGGTTGGAGTATGAGACGGACTCTAATGATATTGTATACGTCAGAGTAGATAGAACAAGGAAATTAACTGTAACTACACTTCTAAGAGCACTAGGCTATAGCAGCAATATAGAAATAGTTGAGTTGTTAGGTGAAACTGAACAAGTATTAAAGACAATAGAAAAAGATAATACAAAGACTCAAGAAGAAGGTCTAATAGAAATATATAAAAGGCTGAGACCTGGAGAACCTCCTACTGTTGAAAGTGCTAAGACTTTGATAAATAATTTATTTTTTGATCCTAAAAGATATGATTTAGCAAAAGTGGGTAGGTATAAATTCAACAAAAAATTAGCCCTATATAACAGGATTGTAGGAGAAAGAGCAAGTGAAGATATTGTAAATCCTATTACTGGTGAAATATTAGTTGAAAGTGGAGAAAAGATAGATAGGGAAAAAGCTATTGAGATAGAGAATAGCGGAATAAATAAGGTTGATTTGGTTTTAGGAGATGGAAAAATTGTTCGAGTAATAGGAAACAATTTTGTGGATATAAATTCATTTAATCTTCCTTTTTCCACGGAAGATATAGGAATAAAAGAAAAAGTTTATTATCCACTGATGCATGAACTTATAGAAACTTATGAGGATCCTTCAGAGTTGAAAGAAGCAATGAAGGAAAGAATTAGAGAACTTTCTCCTAAGCATATTATAAAAGATGATATTATAGCAAGTATAAATTATGAATTTAACTTGTTTTTTGGAATAGGAAACACAGATGATATTGATCATTTAGGAAATAGAAGACTTAGATCAGTTGGAGAACTTCTTCAGAATCAATTTAGAATTGGCCTTTCAAGAATGGAAAGAGTAGTTAGAGAGAGAATGACTATTCAAGATATAGATGTGGCAACCCCTCAAGCTCTTATAAATATACGTCCTGTCGTTGCATCCATAAAAGAATTTTTTGGCAGCAGCCAGTTATCTCAATTTATGGATCAGACAAATCCACTTGCAGAACTTACGCATAAAAGAAGAATGTCTGCATTGGGACCAGGAGGGCTTAGTAGAGATAGGGCTGGATTTGAGGTTAGAGACGTTCATCATTCTCACTATGGCAGAATGTGTCCTATAGAGACACCAGAAGGACCTAATATTGGTCTTATAACTTCTTTAACCACATATGCGAGAATTAATGAGTATGGTTTTATAGAGGTTCCATATAGAAAAGTAGATAGAAAACGTGGAGTTGTAACAAATAAAATAGAATATTTGACTGCTGATGTAGAAGATGAATTTATAATTGCTCAATCCAATGAAGAATTAGACGAGGAAGGAAGATTTATAAATAAACGAATTATTGCTAGAGGGAAAAATGGCATTATAGATATTTTCTCAAGCAGTGATGCAAGTTATATGGATGTTTCACCAAAACAAATAGTTTCAGTAGGAACTGCCATGATTCCTTTTCTAGAAAATGATGATGCCAATAGAGCATTGATGGGTTCCAATATGCAGCGTCAAGCAGTACCTTTACTAAAAACGGAGTCACCAATTATAGGAACAGGTATTGAATATAAGGCTGCAATGGATTCGGGAGTTGTTGTACTTGCAAGGCATAGTGGAACTGTTTTAAAAGTTTCGTCAAATCAAATACTCATCAAAAGAGATGAAGATGGACAAATAGATAAATATAAGCTTTTAAAATTCAAACGTTCAAATCAAGGAACATGTATAAATCAAAGACCTATTGTTGAAGAAAATGAAAAAGTAAAAAAAGGTCAAGTTATTGCTGATGGACCAAGTACTGATGAAGGAGAAATAGCATTAGGTAAGAATTTACTTGTAGCTTTCATGACTTGGGAAGGTTACAACTATGAAGATGCTGTTCTTATAAATGAAAGATTAGTTAAAGAGGATGTACTTACTTCTGTTCATATAGAAGAATATGAATCAGAAGCAAGAGATACCAAACTGGGACCAGAAGAAATAACTAGAGACATACCAAATGTAGGAGAGGATATGCTCAAGGATTTAGATGAAAGAGGTATCATAAGAATAGGAGCAGAAGTTAAATCAGGAGATATACTTGTAGGAAAAGTGACACCAAAGGGTGAAACTGAACTTACGGCAGAAGAAAGACTCTTAAGAGCTATATTTGGTGAAAAGGCTAGAGAAGTAAGAGACACATCTTTAAGGGTTCCTCATGGAGAGACGGGAATCATATTAGATGTAAAGATATTTACAAGAGAAAATGGTGATGAGCTTCCACCAGGTGTAAATGAAATGGTGAGGGTATATATAGCTACTAAAAGAAAGATAAATGTAGGAGATAAGGTGTGCGGACGTCATGGAAACAAAGGCGTTATATCAAGAATACTTCCAGAAGAAGATATGCCTTATTTGCCAGATGGTACTCCTGTAGATGTAGTTTTAAACCCATTAGGAGTTCCTTCTCGTATGAATTTAGGTCAAGTATTAGAAGTCCATTTGGGATTGGCAGCAAAAAAACTAGGTTGGCATGTAGCAACGCCGGTATTTGATGGAGCAAATGAACAAGACATAATAGACGCATTAAGAGAAGCGGATTATCCTGAAAATGGGAAGATTTGGTTAAGAGATGGAAGAAGTGGAGAATGTTTCAACAATCCTGTTACAGTGGGTTATATGTATATGCTGAAACTTCACCATTTAGTAGATGATAAAATTCATGCAAGAAGTACAGGACCTTATTCATTAGTTACACAGCAACCTCTTGGCGGGAAAGCACAATTTGGTGGTCAAAGATTTGGAGAAATGGAAGTATGGGCATTGGAGGCTTATGGTGCATCTCATACCCTTCAGGAAATACTTACTGTTAAATCTGATGATGTGGTTGGCCGTGTAAAAACTTATGAAGCTATAGTAAAAGGTGAAAATATTCCTGAACCTGGAGTTCCAGAATCATTTAAAGTATTGATAAAAGAATTACAGAGTTTGGCACTTGATGTGAAAGTATTGACAGAGGAAGATAATGAAATAGAAATTAAAGAATCTGTCGATGAAGATGATGATATAACAGATTTAGAGTTAATTGGAGAAGATATGGTTGATGATAAATCTGATAAGACAAAATATGATGATGCTGAAGAAGAGGAACAAGATTTAGAAGAAGATAATTACGATGATTATGATTTTTAATTAAAAAAAGCTGAAACTTTATTATAGAAGGGAGAGAAAGCTCCTTGTATGAATTAAACAATTTTGAGTCAATAAAGATTGGATTAGCTTCACCAGAAAAGATTAGACAATGGTCTAAAGGAGAAGTGAAAAAACCAGAAACAATAAATTACAGAACTTTAAAGCCTGAAAAGGAAGGACTATTTTGTGAAAAGATTTTTGGGCCTACAAAGGACTGGGAATGCCACTGTGGTAAGTACAAGAGAGTAAGATATAAGGGCGTAGTTTGTGATAGATGTGGTGTAGAAGTTACAAAGTCTAAAGTTAGAAGAGAACGTATGGGACATATTGAACTAGCAGCACCAGTATCTCATATATGGTATTTTAAAGGAATACCTAGCAGAATGGGACTTATGCTTGATATGTCTCCAAGAGCTCTTGAGAAAGTACTATATTTTGCATCTTATATAGTAATTCAGCCGGGTGATACACCTTTATCAGAAAAGCAATTATTAACAGAAGCTGAATATAGAGAAGCTCAAGAAAAGTATGGAAACAGCTTCAGGGCTTTAATGGGAGCAGAAGCTATAAAAGAGCTTTTATTAAAAATTGATTTAGATAGTGAAGCAAAAGACTTGAGAATGCAATTAAAGGATTCTACAGGTCAGAAAAGGATAAGGATCATTAGAAGATTAGAAGTAGTAGAAGCTTTCAGAAAGTCGGGAAATAGACCAGAATGGATGATACTAGATGTAATTCCTGTTATACCACCTGATTTAAGACCTATGGTACAATTAGATGGGGGCAGATTTGCAACTTCAGATTTAAATGATCTTTATAGAAGAGTTATAAACAGAAACAATAGACTTAAGAGATTGTTAGATTTAGGAGCACCAGATATAATAGTTAGAAATGAAAAGAGGATGCTTCAGGAAGCTGTAGATGCCCTAATTGATAACGGAAGAAGAGGAAGACCTGTAACTGGTCCTGGAAATAGACCACTTAAATCTCTTTCTGATATGCTTAAAGGAAAGCAAGGTAGATTTAGACAG carries:
- a CDS encoding EF-Tu C-terminal domain-related protein, which encodes RTVVVTGVEMFRKILDEAQAGDNIGALLRGVQRTEIERGQVLAKPGSITPHTKFEAEVYVLTKEEGGRHTPFFNGYRPQFYFRTTDVTGNIELEEGTEMVMPGDNAKFFIELITPIAMEEGLRFAIREGGRTVGAGVVSKIIK
- the rpmG gene encoding 50S ribosomal protein L33, with the translated sequence MRDRVILACTECKQRNYTTSKNKKNNSERIELKKYCKFCKTHTLHKETK
- the secE gene encoding preprotein translocase subunit SecE: MSTYFKGVKAETKKVIWPSKKELVNYTGVVILMCVIVGLIVWVLDLGITRLLSLIIK
- the nusG gene encoding transcription termination/antitermination protein NusG, with the protein product MDKDENRAERAKKAKWYVVHTYSGHENKVKANIEKMVENRGMIDDIFEVIVPTEEYVETKSGKKKVKERKLFPGYVIVKMIVNDESWYLVRNTRGVTGFVGPGSKPIPLTDAEVKALGVQEINEINIDLKEKDSVRVVSGPFENFMGTVDSINIEKKKVKVYVSMFGRETLVELDFEQVEKM
- the rplK gene encoding 50S ribosomal protein L11, with translation MAKKVIAVVKLQIPAGKATPAPPVGTALGPHGVNIMQFTKEFNAKTADQAGMIIPVVLTVYQDRSFTFITKTPPVSILLKKAVGLESGSGEPNKKKVAKISKDKVREIAEIKMPDLNAGSIEAAMNMVAGTARSMGIVVEE
- the rplA gene encoding 50S ribosomal protein L1, whose product is MTKRGKDYQDSLKLVDRTNQYDPLEAIELVQKTAKAKFDETIELSVRLGVDPRHADQQVRGAIVLPHGTGKTRKVLVFAKGEKVKEAENAGADYVGGEELVAKIQNENWFDYDVVVATPDMMGVVGRLGRILGPKGLMPNPKSGTVTFEIEKAIKDIKAGKVEYRVDKSSIIHVPIGKASFGTEKLKENFDTIMGAIIKAKPASAKGRYLKSVVLSSTMGPGIKINGQKLAE
- the rplJ gene encoding 50S ribosomal protein L10, yielding MKEQVLQKKQEVVDEIKEKISNSQAVVLVDYRGLDVEELTELRKQYREAGVDYKVYKNTLMRFAFKDAGYEDFNQFLTGPNAIAFGLEDPVQAAKIANNFAKDHKNLEIKAGIVDGKIISVDEIKELASLPSREVLIAQVLGGLNGTISGFVNVLQGNIRNLVYALNAIREQQEA
- the rplL gene encoding 50S ribosomal protein L7/L12; the encoded protein is MASEKVQNLIEEVKNLTVLELSELVKALEEEFGVSAQAPVAVAAAPAAGAGAPAAEEKSEFDVVLTSAGAEKIKVIKVVREITGLGLKEAKDLVDGAPKAVKEGAAKEEAEQIKAKLEEAGASVELK
- the rpoB gene encoding DNA-directed RNA polymerase subunit beta, producing the protein MVHPVTYGKSVRMSYSRINEVLDLPDLIEVQKSSYDWFLEEGLREVFEDISPIQDYTGNLILEFVDYYIGEDPKYDEDEARERDANYSAPLKVKVRLINKETGEVKEQEVFMGDFPLMTEKGTFIINGAERVVVSQLVRSPGVYYGQEIDKGGKRLYSGTVIPNRGAWLEYETDSNDIVYVRVDRTRKLTVTTLLRALGYSSNIEIVELLGETEQVLKTIEKDNTKTQEEGLIEIYKRLRPGEPPTVESAKTLINNLFFDPKRYDLAKVGRYKFNKKLALYNRIVGERASEDIVNPITGEILVESGEKIDREKAIEIENSGINKVDLVLGDGKIVRVIGNNFVDINSFNLPFSTEDIGIKEKVYYPLMHELIETYEDPSELKEAMKERIRELSPKHIIKDDIIASINYEFNLFFGIGNTDDIDHLGNRRLRSVGELLQNQFRIGLSRMERVVRERMTIQDIDVATPQALINIRPVVASIKEFFGSSQLSQFMDQTNPLAELTHKRRMSALGPGGLSRDRAGFEVRDVHHSHYGRMCPIETPEGPNIGLITSLTTYARINEYGFIEVPYRKVDRKRGVVTNKIEYLTADVEDEFIIAQSNEELDEEGRFINKRIIARGKNGIIDIFSSSDASYMDVSPKQIVSVGTAMIPFLENDDANRALMGSNMQRQAVPLLKTESPIIGTGIEYKAAMDSGVVVLARHSGTVLKVSSNQILIKRDEDGQIDKYKLLKFKRSNQGTCINQRPIVEENEKVKKGQVIADGPSTDEGEIALGKNLLVAFMTWEGYNYEDAVLINERLVKEDVLTSVHIEEYESEARDTKLGPEEITRDIPNVGEDMLKDLDERGIIRIGAEVKSGDILVGKVTPKGETELTAEERLLRAIFGEKAREVRDTSLRVPHGETGIILDVKIFTRENGDELPPGVNEMVRVYIATKRKINVGDKVCGRHGNKGVISRILPEEDMPYLPDGTPVDVVLNPLGVPSRMNLGQVLEVHLGLAAKKLGWHVATPVFDGANEQDIIDALREADYPENGKIWLRDGRSGECFNNPVTVGYMYMLKLHHLVDDKIHARSTGPYSLVTQQPLGGKAQFGGQRFGEMEVWALEAYGASHTLQEILTVKSDDVVGRVKTYEAIVKGENIPEPGVPESFKVLIKELQSLALDVKVLTEEDNEIEIKESVDEDDDITDLELIGEDMVDDKSDKTKYDDAEEEEQDLEEDNYDDYDF